A genomic stretch from Pararhizobium sp. IMCC21322 includes:
- a CDS encoding amino acid ABC transporter ATP-binding protein, translating to MNDPMIVIDKVSKTYYLKSRPEPVHALNNVTNHIDRGEVVVIIGPSGSGKSTLLRSINRLNDVDTGTITIDGVNVTDKKTNINALRAEVGMVFQHFNLFQHKTAMENIVMPQMIVAKRSRKEAEEIANDLLEKVGIPDRGNNYPSMLSGGQQQRVAIARSLAMKPKVMLFDEATSALDPETVGGVLELMRGLAADGMTMAVVTHEMGFAREAAHRVIFMDEGAIIEENNPDDFFDNPQTDRAQDFLRQIL from the coding sequence ATGAATGATCCAATGATTGTGATCGACAAGGTCAGCAAGACCTACTATCTGAAATCACGCCCTGAGCCGGTTCACGCATTAAATAATGTAACCAATCACATTGATCGGGGCGAAGTCGTTGTCATCATTGGTCCTTCCGGCTCCGGGAAATCAACACTCCTACGATCTATCAACCGTCTGAACGACGTCGATACCGGGACAATTACCATTGATGGTGTGAACGTTACAGACAAGAAGACCAACATCAATGCTCTGCGCGCCGAAGTCGGCATGGTCTTCCAGCACTTCAATCTGTTTCAGCATAAAACGGCCATGGAAAATATTGTCATGCCGCAGATGATCGTGGCCAAACGCAGCCGTAAGGAAGCAGAAGAAATTGCAAATGATCTGCTGGAGAAAGTTGGCATTCCTGATCGCGGTAACAATTATCCATCCATGTTGTCCGGCGGTCAGCAACAGCGTGTGGCCATTGCCCGTTCGCTGGCCATGAAGCCGAAAGTCATGCTGTTTGACGAGGCCACTTCAGCGCTGGACCCTGAAACGGTTGGCGGCGTTCTGGAACTGATGCGCGGCCTTGCCGCCGATGGCATGACCATGGCCGTTGTCACCCATGAAATGGGCTTTGCGCGCGAAGCCGCACATCGCGTGATCTTTATGGATGAAGGGGCGATCATTGAGGAAAACAATCCGGACGATTTCTTTGATAATCCGCAGACCGACCGCGCGCAGGATTTCCTGAGGCAAATTCTTTAA